From Amycolatopsis cihanbeyliensis, a single genomic window includes:
- a CDS encoding MFS transporter: protein MTTPARRATSALDEPTTPVGMAWTLRLSAGVLGFSMATVTPIQILLPLQVERIDAASKETNLAIVTACAAVVSILAAPIAGALSDRTTSRFGRRRPWVLGGAVVCAFALVLLPVQVTVLGVALCWMAAQGAQNAMFAGLTASVPDQVPVRQRGFVSAFAGLPLPLGLVLGVLLVTVVVPTNTGGYLLLAGLVLGLALPFVLASWEPRLLPEQRPRFDPRRFVKGFWISPRRHPDFAWAAVARLAIQLANSIATLYLLYFLRDVLKLDDPAGGVLVLTVAYTLGILCTSVLAGRLSDRSGRRKVYVVTSSGIIAVSMLMLAVWHSWFAVVLAAAVLGLGYGVYVAVDNALITQVLPAATDRAKDLGIVNLANTAPQAFAPMIAGGIIALVGSYPVLYLTAGCVAIAGAFLILPIRSVP, encoded by the coding sequence GTGACCACGCCGGCCCGCCGCGCGACGAGCGCGCTCGACGAGCCGACCACTCCGGTGGGGATGGCGTGGACGCTGCGGCTCTCGGCCGGTGTGCTCGGCTTCTCCATGGCGACGGTCACCCCGATCCAGATCCTGCTCCCGCTGCAGGTCGAGCGGATCGACGCGGCGAGCAAGGAGACCAACCTCGCCATCGTCACCGCCTGCGCGGCGGTCGTGTCCATCCTGGCCGCGCCGATCGCGGGGGCGTTGTCCGATCGCACCACCTCGCGGTTCGGCCGGCGCCGGCCGTGGGTGCTCGGTGGGGCTGTGGTGTGCGCCTTCGCGCTCGTGCTGCTGCCCGTGCAGGTCACCGTGCTGGGTGTCGCCCTGTGCTGGATGGCGGCACAGGGTGCGCAGAACGCGATGTTCGCCGGGCTGACCGCGAGCGTTCCGGACCAGGTTCCGGTACGGCAGCGCGGCTTCGTGTCGGCCTTCGCCGGCCTGCCGCTGCCGCTCGGGCTGGTGCTCGGGGTGCTGCTGGTGACCGTGGTCGTACCCACGAACACCGGTGGGTACCTGCTGCTGGCCGGGCTGGTGCTCGGGTTGGCCCTGCCGTTCGTGCTGGCCTCGTGGGAGCCGCGCCTGCTGCCCGAGCAGCGGCCCCGGTTCGACCCGCGCCGTTTCGTGAAGGGGTTCTGGATCAGCCCGCGGCGGCACCCGGACTTCGCCTGGGCGGCGGTGGCGCGGCTGGCCATCCAGCTCGCCAACTCGATCGCCACCCTGTACCTGCTGTACTTCCTGCGCGACGTGCTGAAGCTGGACGACCCCGCGGGCGGGGTGCTCGTGCTGACCGTCGCGTACACCCTTGGCATCCTGTGCACCAGCGTGCTGGCAGGCAGGCTCTCCGACCGCAGCGGGCGCCGAAAGGTCTACGTGGTGACCTCGTCCGGGATCATCGCGGTGTCCATGCTGATGCTGGCGGTCTGGCACTCCTGGTTCGCCGTGGTGCTCGCCGCCGCCGTGCTCGGGCTGGGCTACGGGGTGTACGTGGCGGTGGACAACGCGCTGATCACCCAGGTGCTGCCCGCCGCGACCGACCGGGCCAAGGACCTCGGAATCGTGAACCTGGCCAATACGGCCCCGCAGGCTTTCGCCCCGATGATCGCGGGCGGGATCATCGCGCTGGTCGGCAGCTACCCCGTGCTGTACCTCACCGCGGGCTGCGTCGCCATCGCCGGAGCTTTCCTGATCCTCCCCATCCGCTCCGTCCCCTAG
- a CDS encoding SMP-30/gluconolactonase/LRE family protein, whose amino-acid sequence MSLAGTTVIPVNGHGPEDVLVDRDEGVYTGLEDGRIIRVAQEGRRIDTIADTGGRPLGLEFLGEDELLVCDADRGLLAVTIADGRVRTLATEGAGRRLLVCNNAAVAGDGTVYFSDSSTRFPVREWRADLIEQTGTGRLLRRTPDGAIDLLADGLQFANGVALIPDESFVTVAESGSCRLRRVWLTGVKQGRVEVFAGGLPGYPDNTSTGSDGLIWIAVPSPEVAALNLARKLPAPARAAVRRAPPWLQPSPSRTMRALGLDADGRIVQERYGEVDGFHMMTGVREREGKLYFGSLEERAIAMLPL is encoded by the coding sequence GTGTCCCTTGCCGGAACCACGGTGATCCCGGTGAACGGTCATGGCCCCGAGGACGTCCTCGTCGATCGGGACGAGGGGGTCTACACGGGCCTCGAGGACGGCCGGATCATCCGGGTCGCCCAGGAAGGCAGGCGGATCGACACGATCGCGGACACCGGTGGCCGCCCGCTCGGGTTGGAGTTCCTCGGCGAGGACGAGCTGCTGGTCTGTGACGCCGACCGGGGCCTGCTCGCGGTGACCATCGCCGACGGCCGGGTGCGGACCCTGGCCACCGAGGGCGCGGGCAGGCGCCTGCTGGTGTGCAACAACGCCGCGGTGGCAGGCGACGGCACGGTGTACTTCAGCGACTCCTCCACCCGGTTCCCGGTGCGGGAGTGGCGCGCCGACCTGATCGAGCAGACCGGGACCGGGCGGTTGCTGCGCCGCACCCCGGATGGCGCGATCGACCTGCTCGCGGACGGCCTGCAGTTCGCCAACGGGGTGGCGCTCATCCCGGACGAGTCCTTCGTGACCGTCGCCGAGAGCGGTTCCTGCCGGCTGCGCAGGGTGTGGCTGACCGGCGTAAAGCAGGGCCGGGTCGAGGTGTTCGCCGGCGGCCTCCCCGGCTACCCGGACAACACCTCCACCGGCAGCGACGGGCTGATCTGGATCGCGGTGCCGAGCCCGGAGGTGGCCGCGCTGAACCTGGCGCGCAAGCTGCCCGCGCCGGCGCGGGCAGCGGTGCGCAGGGCTCCGCCGTGGCTACAGCCCTCGCCTTCCCGCACCATGCGCGCGCTGGGCCTGGACGCCGACGGCCGGATCGTGCAGGAGCGGTACGGGGAGGTCGACGGTTTCCACATGATGACCGGCGTCCGCGAGCGGGAAGGGAAACTGTACTTCGGCAGTCTCGAGGAACGCGCCATCGCTATGCTGCCGTTGTGA
- a CDS encoding histidine phosphatase family protein produces the protein MGAIYLVRHGQASFGAADYDLLSEQGKVQSTAVGAELRRRGARIGEARCGSLLRQRATAAAALAELATGLSAKEDPRWNEYDHLDVLAHHGTPVEQRDPRVFQAALDAALRSWTRAGAGSPCAESWPAFGARTRAAVAELAAALGRGEQAAVFTSGGVIAAVAAELLGGGAEAFLHLNRVTTNAGITKLVAGQSGLSLLSFNEHAHFESTSLLSYR, from the coding sequence ATGGGCGCGATCTACCTCGTACGGCATGGGCAGGCCTCGTTCGGCGCGGCGGACTACGACCTGCTCTCCGAGCAGGGGAAGGTGCAGTCCACCGCGGTGGGCGCCGAACTGCGCCGCCGGGGCGCCCGGATCGGCGAGGCCCGGTGCGGTTCCCTGCTGCGCCAGCGCGCCACGGCCGCCGCGGCGCTGGCGGAACTGGCCACCGGCCTTTCCGCCAAGGAGGACCCGAGATGGAACGAGTACGACCACCTGGACGTGCTGGCCCACCACGGCACGCCGGTCGAGCAGCGTGACCCGCGGGTGTTCCAGGCCGCGCTGGACGCCGCGCTGCGGAGCTGGACCCGGGCCGGGGCGGGCAGCCCGTGCGCGGAGAGCTGGCCCGCGTTCGGCGCCCGGACCCGCGCGGCCGTGGCGGAGCTGGCCGCCGCGCTCGGCAGGGGCGAACAGGCGGCGGTGTTCACCTCCGGCGGGGTCATCGCGGCGGTGGCCGCCGAGCTGCTCGGCGGCGGTGCCGAGGCCTTCCTCCACCTCAACCGGGTGACCACGAACGCGGGCATCACCAAGTTGGTCGCTGGCCAAAGCGGACTGTCCCTGCTTTCGTTCAACGAGCACGCGCATTTCGAGTCGACATCGTTGCTCAGCTACCGCTAG
- a CDS encoding phosphotransferase family protein has product MSSGQTDPTTEVRAEDGFDVHAVHAWLSGELDGLEGAGPPRVRQFPRGASNLTYLLRYPDRELVLRRPPPGQKAASAHDMRREYRVQAGLRPVFPYVPEVLAFCADPAVLGDDFYVMERLEGLILRGGLPAGMSLAPAAARDLATRLIDRLVELHQVDVAAAGLADLGKGAGYVRRQVEGWGARFERARTENVPGFGEVMGWLAANQPGEVSICLIHNDFRFDNVVLAGREDLRITGVLDWEMATLGDPLMELGSTLAYWVQADDDETFQLSRRQPTHLPGMPSRAEVVDHYAERTGLAVPNWTFYEVYGLFRLAVVLQQIYHRYHHGQTHNPAFKDFWMFVGYLESRCLRIIREGGA; this is encoded by the coding sequence ATGAGCTCCGGCCAGACCGATCCGACGACCGAGGTCCGTGCCGAGGACGGCTTCGACGTGCACGCCGTGCACGCCTGGCTCAGCGGCGAGCTCGACGGCCTCGAGGGCGCGGGCCCGCCGCGGGTGCGGCAGTTCCCGCGCGGCGCGTCCAACCTGACCTACCTGCTGCGCTACCCGGATCGGGAGCTCGTCCTGCGCAGGCCACCCCCCGGGCAGAAGGCGGCCTCGGCGCACGACATGCGGCGGGAGTACCGGGTGCAGGCCGGGCTGCGGCCGGTGTTCCCCTACGTACCCGAGGTGCTGGCCTTCTGCGCCGACCCCGCCGTGCTCGGCGACGACTTCTACGTGATGGAGCGCCTGGAAGGGTTGATCCTGCGCGGCGGTCTGCCTGCCGGCATGTCCCTCGCGCCCGCCGCCGCGCGCGACCTCGCCACCCGGCTGATCGACCGGTTGGTCGAGCTGCACCAGGTGGATGTCGCCGCGGCGGGCCTCGCCGACCTCGGCAAGGGTGCGGGCTACGTGCGCAGGCAGGTCGAGGGCTGGGGCGCGCGGTTCGAGCGGGCTCGCACGGAGAACGTGCCCGGCTTCGGCGAGGTGATGGGGTGGCTGGCCGCCAACCAGCCCGGCGAGGTGTCGATCTGCTTGATCCACAACGACTTCCGGTTCGACAACGTGGTGCTGGCCGGCAGGGAGGACCTGCGGATCACCGGTGTACTGGACTGGGAGATGGCTACCCTCGGCGACCCGCTGATGGAGCTCGGCAGCACCCTGGCGTACTGGGTGCAGGCCGATGACGACGAGACCTTCCAGCTGAGCAGGCGGCAGCCGACCCACCTGCCCGGCATGCCCAGCCGTGCCGAGGTCGTCGACCACTATGCCGAACGCACCGGCCTCGCCGTGCCGAACTGGACGTTCTACGAGGTGTACGGCCTGTTCCGGTTGGCCGTGGTGCTGCAGCAGATCTACCACCGCTACCACCACGGGCAGACGCACAACCCGGCGTTCAAGGACTTCTGGATGTTCGTCGGTTACCTGGAGTCCCGATGCCTGCGGATCATCCGGGAGGGCGGGGCCTGA
- a CDS encoding SDR family oxidoreductase, producing MTFRKNIVITGASSGLGEGMAWRFAARGRNLALCARRTDRLDELAAELRERYPGIQVMTRELDVNDHGRVFDVFQEFWGEFGTIDRVIVNAGLGKGQPVGTGYFDANRQTIETNLVAALAQCEAAMEIFREQESGHLVVVSSFSAIRGLPGNVTAYAASKAGVSALADGIRADTLRTPIKVTVLQPGYIESEMTGRSRKTPLLTGAEQGHRALVQAIERETPKACVPTLPWAPLSVVIRLLPTGMLRKLTG from the coding sequence ATGACCTTCCGGAAGAACATCGTGATCACGGGGGCCAGCTCGGGCCTCGGCGAGGGCATGGCCTGGCGGTTCGCCGCGCGGGGGCGCAACCTCGCACTGTGTGCCCGCCGTACCGACCGGCTCGACGAACTCGCCGCCGAACTACGCGAACGTTACCCGGGCATTCAGGTCATGACCCGCGAACTGGACGTGAACGACCACGGCCGGGTTTTCGACGTGTTCCAGGAGTTCTGGGGCGAGTTCGGCACCATCGACCGGGTCATCGTCAACGCCGGACTGGGCAAGGGGCAGCCGGTCGGCACCGGGTACTTCGACGCGAACCGGCAGACCATCGAGACCAACCTGGTGGCCGCGCTCGCCCAGTGTGAGGCGGCCATGGAGATATTCCGCGAGCAGGAGTCGGGGCATCTGGTGGTGGTGTCCTCGTTCAGCGCGATACGCGGGTTGCCGGGCAACGTCACCGCCTACGCCGCCTCCAAGGCCGGGGTGTCCGCGCTGGCCGACGGCATCCGGGCGGACACCCTGCGCACCCCGATCAAGGTGACGGTGCTGCAGCCCGGCTACATCGAGTCGGAGATGACCGGCCGGTCCCGTAAGACCCCGCTGCTGACCGGTGCGGAACAGGGCCACCGGGCGCTGGTGCAGGCGATCGAACGGGAGACGCCCAAGGCCTGCGTCCCGACCCTCCCGTGGGCGCCGCTGAGTGTGGTGATCCGGCTGCTGCCCACCGGGATGCTGCGGAAGCTCACCGGATGA